From the Acidimicrobiales bacterium genome, one window contains:
- the glpX gene encoding class II fructose-bisphosphatase, which translates to MAPNPRAPDRNLAMELVRVTEAAALAAGRWMGRGDKEGADGAAVHAMRVVLQTVAMDGVVVIGEGEKDHAPMLYNGERIGDGSPPPTDIAVDPIDGTTLTSLGRGGAVAVIAVSDRGTMFNPGPCVYMEKLAVGPKAVGSVDVRRSPTENLDAVAKALGKSLRDITVCILDRPRHAQLIEEVRASGARIKLISDGDVAGAISAAWPDSGVDVLYGTGGTPEGVIAAAALKCMGGEIQGRLWPRDDDERAAAVAAGYDLEAVLTTDDLVRGDNCFFAATAITDGELLQGVRYHDYGATTQSLVMRSRSGTVRFVSARHALDKLREFSQIEFG; encoded by the coding sequence GTGGCGCCGAACCCGCGGGCCCCGGACCGCAACCTGGCCATGGAGCTCGTCCGCGTGACGGAGGCGGCCGCCCTGGCCGCGGGCCGGTGGATGGGCCGCGGCGACAAGGAGGGCGCGGACGGCGCCGCCGTCCATGCCATGCGCGTGGTGCTGCAGACCGTGGCCATGGACGGGGTCGTCGTGATCGGCGAGGGCGAGAAGGACCACGCGCCCATGCTCTACAACGGCGAGCGCATCGGCGACGGCTCGCCGCCCCCGACCGACATCGCCGTCGACCCCATCGACGGGACCACCCTGACGTCGCTCGGCCGCGGGGGCGCCGTGGCCGTGATCGCCGTCTCCGACCGGGGCACGATGTTCAACCCCGGCCCCTGTGTGTACATGGAGAAGCTGGCCGTGGGCCCGAAGGCGGTGGGATCGGTGGACGTCCGTCGCTCGCCGACCGAGAACCTCGACGCCGTGGCGAAGGCGCTCGGCAAGTCGCTGCGCGACATCACCGTCTGCATCCTCGACCGCCCCCGACACGCGCAGTTGATCGAGGAGGTGCGGGCGAGCGGCGCGCGCATCAAGCTGATCTCGGACGGCGACGTGGCCGGGGCCATCTCGGCGGCCTGGCCCGACTCGGGCGTGGACGTCCTCTACGGCACCGGCGGCACCCCCGAGGGCGTGATCGCCGCGGCCGCCCTGAAGTGCATGGGCGGCGAGATCCAGGGGAGGCTCTGGCCGCGCGACGACGACGAGCGCGCCGCGGCGGTGGCGGCCGGGTACGACCTCGAGGCCGTGCTGACCACCGACGACCTCGTGCGCGGCGACAACTGCTTCTTCGCCGCCACCGCCATCACCGACGGCGAGCTGCTCCAGGGCGTGCGCTACCACGACTACGGCGCCACCACCCAGTCGCTCGTGATGCGCTCTCGCTCGGGGACGGTGCGGTTCGTGAGCGCCCGGCACGCGCTCGACAAGCTGCGCGAATTCAGCCAGATCGAGTTCGGCTGA
- a CDS encoding methyltransferase domain-containing protein translates to MPDAPHAPHALGRYPLRNDTQREAERLGSLQSLHDASTIRGLERLGVGPGWRCAELGAGAGSIARWMAGRVGDEGSVTAVDRDTSLLRGLGRRANVTVVTGDLATMDFGSSRFDLVHSRSVLMHLDDPDAVVARVVPSLRPGGAVLFEEADGAPALAAASTPDPGLPIPFLRVMVPLAARWTWARGLAARLEALGLVEVHDDLREDVLRGATPGAAFWRHTLETIRTLVTDTARMETIALDGSDGSHGRAVDDMLTLLDDPEFAAPFTARHRVSARMP, encoded by the coding sequence GTGCCCGACGCGCCCCACGCGCCCCACGCGCTCGGCCGGTACCCGCTCCGCAACGACACGCAGCGCGAGGCCGAGCGCCTGGGCTCGCTGCAGTCGCTGCACGACGCCTCCACCATCCGAGGCCTCGAGCGCCTCGGCGTGGGGCCCGGCTGGCGCTGTGCCGAGCTCGGGGCCGGGGCGGGATCCATCGCACGCTGGATGGCAGGTCGCGTCGGCGACGAGGGGTCGGTGACCGCCGTCGACCGCGACACGAGCCTGCTCCGCGGCCTCGGGCGGCGGGCGAACGTCACGGTCGTGACCGGCGACCTGGCCACCATGGACTTCGGCTCCTCGCGCTTCGACCTCGTCCACTCGCGCTCGGTGCTCATGCACCTCGACGACCCCGACGCCGTCGTCGCGCGGGTCGTCCCCTCGCTGCGCCCCGGGGGCGCGGTCCTGTTCGAGGAGGCGGACGGCGCCCCCGCCCTGGCGGCGGCATCGACGCCGGACCCGGGCCTGCCCATCCCCTTCCTGCGGGTCATGGTGCCCCTCGCCGCCCGGTGGACGTGGGCGCGGGGCCTGGCGGCGCGCCTCGAGGCGCTGGGCCTCGTCGAGGTGCACGACGACCTGCGCGAGGACGTCCTCAGGGGGGCGACGCCGGGTGCCGCCTTCTGGCGCCACACGCTCGAGACGATCCGCACCCTCGTGACCGACACCGCCCGGATGGAGACGATCGCCCTCGACGGCTCCGACGGCTCCCACGGCCGGGCCGTCGACGACATGCTCACCCTGCTCGACGACCCCGAGTTCGCCGCGCCCTTCACGGCACGGCACCGGGTGTCGGCCCGGATGCCCTAA
- the atpC gene encoding ATP synthase F1 subunit epsilon, giving the protein MATFQSSLVTPESVLLEEEVQAVILRTDVGDATFMPGHTRLIGAIVPGSVRFQREDGTEERAAVHGGFVQVDGERVVVLAPIAERAGAIDVERARRSLEAAGERIAELVARSAGSGAESTPADVELAEAEASRRRAEVRLEVAGAAS; this is encoded by the coding sequence GTGGCCACCTTCCAGTCCAGCCTCGTCACCCCCGAGAGCGTCCTGCTCGAGGAGGAGGTGCAGGCCGTCATCCTCCGGACCGACGTCGGTGACGCCACCTTCATGCCCGGCCACACGAGGCTCATCGGTGCCATCGTCCCCGGCTCGGTGCGCTTCCAGCGCGAGGACGGCACCGAGGAGCGCGCCGCCGTCCACGGCGGGTTCGTGCAGGTGGACGGGGAGCGTGTCGTGGTGCTCGCCCCGATCGCCGAGCGCGCCGGCGCCATCGACGTCGAGCGGGCGCGGCGGTCCCTCGAGGCGGCCGGCGAGCGGATCGCCGAGCTGGTCGCCCGGTCGGCCGGGAGCGGTGCCGAGAGCACCCCGGCCGACGTGGAGCTGGCGGAAGCGGAAGCCTCCCGCCGCCGAGCCGAGGTCCGCCTCGAGGTCGCCGGAGCCGCCAGTTAG
- the atpD gene encoding F0F1 ATP synthase subunit beta encodes MTTTTTEPTTTGNGARPDGRVVAIAGPVVDVEFPPHALPEINMAVEMDLDLDGSKVTVTAEVAQQIGEGRVRCVCLKATDGLTRGAPVRNLGRGLSVPVGDATLGHVFNVLGESLDTDDIGPVEERWEIHRDAPAFDTLEPRAQMFETGIKVIDLLEPYVQGGKIGLFGGAGVGKTIIIMEMINRVATGHGGVSVFAGVGERTREGTDLWIEMQESGVIEKAALVYGQMDEPPGVRLRVGLAALTMAEYFRDVKNQDVLLFVDNIFRFVQAGSEVSTLLGRMPSAVGYQPTLADEMGELQERITSTRGHSITSLQAVYVPADDYTDPAPFTTFTHLDATTELSRQIASLGIYPAVDPLASTSNILTPEIVGERHYEVAGRTQRVLQRYRELQDIIAILGLDELSEEDRLTVNRARKIQRFLSQPFNVGEVFTGLKGVTVPIQETVESFEALLNGDLDDVPEQAFLNVGGVESVLEKAKKLEAGAE; translated from the coding sequence ATGACAACCACGACAACGGAGCCGACGACAACGGGCAACGGGGCGCGTCCGGACGGGCGCGTGGTGGCGATCGCCGGGCCGGTCGTCGACGTCGAGTTCCCGCCCCACGCGTTGCCCGAGATCAACATGGCCGTCGAGATGGACCTCGACCTCGACGGCTCGAAGGTCACCGTCACCGCCGAGGTGGCGCAGCAGATCGGCGAGGGCCGGGTCCGGTGCGTCTGCCTGAAAGCGACCGACGGCCTCACCCGCGGCGCTCCGGTTCGCAACCTGGGCCGCGGGCTGTCGGTCCCTGTCGGCGACGCCACGCTCGGCCACGTCTTCAACGTGCTCGGCGAGTCGCTCGACACCGACGACATCGGCCCCGTCGAGGAGCGCTGGGAGATCCACCGCGACGCGCCCGCCTTCGACACGCTCGAGCCCCGGGCCCAGATGTTCGAGACCGGGATCAAGGTCATCGACCTCCTGGAGCCTTACGTCCAGGGCGGCAAGATCGGCCTGTTCGGTGGGGCCGGCGTCGGCAAGACCATCATCATCATGGAGATGATCAACCGGGTGGCCACCGGCCACGGCGGCGTGTCGGTGTTCGCCGGCGTGGGGGAGCGCACCCGCGAGGGCACGGACCTGTGGATCGAGATGCAGGAGTCCGGCGTCATCGAGAAGGCCGCCCTGGTGTACGGGCAGATGGACGAGCCGCCCGGGGTGCGCCTGCGCGTGGGCCTGGCGGCGCTCACCATGGCGGAGTACTTCCGTGACGTGAAGAACCAGGACGTGCTCCTGTTCGTCGACAACATCTTCCGCTTCGTGCAGGCGGGGTCCGAAGTGTCCACCCTGCTCGGCCGGATGCCGTCGGCGGTGGGGTACCAGCCGACGCTGGCCGACGAGATGGGGGAGCTCCAGGAGCGCATCACGTCGACACGCGGGCACTCCATCACCTCCCTGCAGGCGGTGTACGTGCCGGCCGACGACTACACCGACCCCGCGCCGTTCACGACGTTCACCCACCTCGACGCCACCACCGAGCTGTCGCGCCAGATCGCCTCGCTGGGCATCTACCCGGCGGTCGACCCGCTGGCGTCCACGTCCAACATCCTGACCCCGGAGATCGTGGGCGAGCGGCACTACGAGGTCGCCGGGCGCACCCAGCGGGTGCTGCAGCGCTACCGCGAGCTGCAGGACATCATCGCCATCCTGGGCCTCGACGAGCTGTCCGAGGAGGACCGGCTGACCGTGAACCGGGCCCGCAAGATCCAGCGGTTCCTGTCGCAGCCCTTCAACGTCGGTGAGGTCTTCACCGGGTTGAAGGGCGTCACCGTACCCATCCAGGAGACGGTCGAGTCGTTCGAGGCGCTGCTCAACGGGGACCTCGACGACGTGCCCGAGCAGGCCTTCTTGAACGTCGGCGGCGTGGAGTCCGTCCTCGAGAAGGCCAAGAAGCTCGAGGCCGGGGCCGAGTAG
- the atpG gene encoding ATP synthase F1 subunit gamma has product MAGGQERILRRRIRTVQATQKITRAFELIAASQIVRAQGRIAGALPYRRGIAEVLAEAAADAGHTAGRVLGVPEDPRRVLVLVVVADRGLCGAYNANVLRLTERMVRAGAARGIEYRIMTVGRKALSFFRFRRVDIEQSFSGFSDRPTFEDARRVAAPVTPVFLDDEVDQVLMVSTRFLSAGSQAVETRQLLPLPEPAGPGAEHDAATAERPGREGYTEFEPASPDLLVELVPRYVEAEVFGALLEASASEHTARQRAMAAATDNADDLTKTLTRIMNRARQDAITTEIMEIVGGAEALRQAADAD; this is encoded by the coding sequence ATGGCCGGTGGCCAGGAACGGATCCTCCGACGGCGCATCCGCACCGTCCAGGCGACCCAGAAGATCACGCGCGCCTTCGAGCTGATCGCGGCGTCGCAGATCGTGCGCGCCCAGGGGCGCATCGCCGGGGCCCTGCCCTACCGGCGCGGCATCGCCGAGGTCCTGGCTGAAGCGGCCGCCGACGCCGGGCACACCGCAGGTCGGGTCCTCGGCGTCCCCGAGGACCCGCGGCGCGTCCTCGTCCTGGTCGTGGTGGCCGACCGCGGTCTGTGCGGCGCCTATAACGCCAACGTGCTCCGCCTCACCGAACGGATGGTGCGGGCGGGCGCGGCCCGGGGGATCGAGTACCGGATCATGACGGTCGGCCGCAAGGCCCTGTCGTTCTTCCGCTTCCGCCGCGTCGATATCGAGCAGTCCTTCAGCGGCTTCTCGGACAGGCCCACGTTCGAGGACGCCCGGCGGGTGGCCGCGCCCGTGACGCCCGTCTTCCTCGACGACGAGGTCGACCAGGTCCTCATGGTGTCGACGCGATTCCTGTCGGCAGGCAGCCAGGCGGTGGAGACGCGGCAGCTGCTGCCCCTCCCCGAGCCGGCCGGCCCGGGAGCCGAGCACGACGCCGCCACCGCCGAGCGGCCCGGTCGCGAGGGGTACACGGAGTTCGAGCCGGCGTCACCCGACCTGCTCGTCGAGCTCGTGCCGCGTTACGTCGAGGCCGAGGTGTTCGGTGCGCTGCTCGAAGCCTCGGCGAGCGAGCACACGGCCCGGCAGCGGGCCATGGCGGCGGCCACCGACAACGCCGACGACCTGACGAAGACCCTGACCCGCATCATGAACAGGGCTCGTCAGGACGCCATCACCACCGAGATCATGGAGATCGTCGGCGGCGCCGAGGCACTGCGCCAGGCCGCCGACGCCGACTAG
- the atpA gene encoding F0F1 ATP synthase subunit alpha, whose protein sequence is MAELTIDADEIASVLRRHVTDYTPEVSTEQVGRITEVGDGIARISGLPRAAVNELLEFEDGTLGLALNLDEDTIGAVILGSDQHLEEEALVRASGRILSVPVGDGLLGRVVNPLGEPIDGKGPIASTETRRLEVQAPGIVDRQPVKEPMQTGIKAIDAMTPIGRGQRELIIGDRKTGKTTVAIDTIINQKGHGVKCIYVAIGQKGSSVAQTVATLAAHGALEYTVVVSAAASEPAPFKYLAPYSGCAMGQHWMEHGEHALIVYDDLSKQAEAYRQLSLLLRRPPGREAYPGDVFYLHSRLLERAAKLSDARGGGSLTALPIIETKGGDVSAYIPTNVISITDGQIYLESELFYAGVRPAMNVGISVSRVGGSAQVKAMRSVAGTLKIDLAQFRELEAFATFGSELDKVSQAQLDRGYRLTELLKQPQNAPMPVEEQVMVIYAGSNGWVDDVPVPEVRRFEAELVEFLRANHAALLDTVRSTGALPDEADLKSALQAFKDAFVPMEGD, encoded by the coding sequence ATGGCAGAGCTGACGATCGACGCCGACGAGATCGCCTCCGTACTGCGCCGGCACGTCACGGACTACACGCCCGAGGTGTCGACCGAGCAGGTCGGGCGGATCACCGAGGTGGGCGACGGCATCGCCCGCATCTCGGGGTTGCCGAGGGCGGCGGTCAACGAGCTGCTCGAGTTCGAGGACGGCACGCTCGGCCTGGCGCTGAACCTCGACGAGGACACCATCGGCGCCGTGATCCTCGGCAGCGACCAGCACCTCGAGGAGGAGGCCCTCGTCCGCGCGAGCGGTCGCATCCTGTCGGTCCCCGTCGGGGACGGCCTGCTGGGCCGCGTGGTGAACCCGCTGGGCGAGCCCATCGACGGCAAGGGCCCCATCGCCAGCACTGAGACGCGCCGGCTCGAGGTCCAGGCGCCCGGCATCGTCGACCGCCAGCCGGTGAAGGAGCCGATGCAGACCGGCATCAAGGCCATCGACGCCATGACGCCGATCGGCCGGGGACAGCGTGAGCTCATCATCGGCGACCGCAAGACGGGGAAGACCACCGTCGCCATCGACACGATCATCAACCAGAAGGGCCATGGCGTGAAGTGCATCTACGTCGCCATCGGCCAGAAGGGCTCGTCGGTGGCCCAGACGGTGGCCACGCTCGCCGCCCACGGCGCGCTCGAGTACACCGTCGTCGTCTCGGCGGCGGCGTCGGAGCCCGCGCCCTTCAAGTACCTCGCCCCGTACTCCGGCTGCGCCATGGGCCAGCACTGGATGGAGCACGGCGAGCACGCCCTCATCGTGTACGACGACCTGTCCAAGCAGGCCGAGGCGTACCGGCAGCTGTCGCTGCTGCTGCGACGGCCACCGGGGCGCGAGGCGTACCCGGGCGACGTCTTCTACCTCCACAGCCGCCTGCTCGAGCGCGCCGCCAAGCTGTCCGACGCCCGGGGTGGCGGGTCGCTCACCGCCCTGCCCATCATCGAGACCAAGGGCGGCGACGTCTCGGCCTACATCCCGACCAACGTCATCTCCATCACCGACGGGCAGATCTACCTCGAGTCCGAGCTGTTCTACGCGGGCGTGCGGCCCGCCATGAACGTCGGCATCTCGGTGTCCCGGGTGGGCGGCTCCGCTCAGGTGAAGGCCATGCGCTCGGTGGCCGGCACGCTCAAGATCGACCTGGCGCAGTTCCGTGAGCTCGAGGCCTTCGCCACGTTCGGCTCCGAGCTCGACAAGGTGTCGCAGGCCCAGCTCGACCGGGGCTACCGCCTGACCGAGCTGCTGAAGCAGCCGCAGAACGCCCCGATGCCCGTCGAGGAGCAGGTCATGGTCATCTATGCCGGCTCCAACGGCTGGGTGGACGATGTGCCGGTCCCGGAGGTGCGTCGTTTCGAGGCGGAGCTGGTCGAGTTCCTGCGGGCCAACCACGCCGCCCTGCTCGACACGGTGCGCTCCACCGGGGCCCTGCCCGACGAGGCGGACCTGAAGAGCGCCCTGCAGGCGTTCAAGGACGCCTTCGTCCCGATGGAGGGCGACTGA
- a CDS encoding F0F1 ATP synthase subunit delta, whose amino-acid sequence MHQSLRGYAVAVLGDIARGPLGEQVAEDLNAVAHLVSRTNSLAVALTDFAVPTGARRAILEELLESRVRPEAIRLVLRAVDTERTEEFPTTLHELYELARHLHELEGPEFRAEEPIASRTGWRHFMSGYADAVLESAPDVTELEEIEDELFRFARIVESSPTLRDALSDTGQPPESRQGLVSALLEGKARPATVRLARVAMQGRVRDVVSSLDWLAEQAARARGWRIARVRTARPIDDEEQAALAEALQRITHHPVELQMTEDATLLGGAVVQIGDLLVDATAERRLEQLQDHLLKPEGATRGAQN is encoded by the coding sequence GTGCACCAGTCACTTCGCGGGTACGCCGTCGCCGTGCTCGGCGACATCGCCCGGGGCCCCCTCGGCGAGCAGGTCGCCGAGGACCTCAACGCGGTGGCGCACCTGGTGTCACGCACGAACTCCCTCGCCGTGGCCCTCACCGACTTCGCGGTGCCCACCGGGGCCCGCCGGGCGATCCTGGAGGAGCTGCTCGAGTCGAGGGTGCGCCCCGAGGCGATCCGGCTCGTCCTGCGGGCGGTCGACACCGAGCGCACCGAGGAGTTCCCGACCACCCTCCACGAGCTGTACGAGCTGGCCCGCCACCTCCACGAGCTCGAGGGCCCGGAGTTCCGCGCCGAGGAGCCCATCGCCAGCCGGACGGGGTGGCGCCACTTCATGTCGGGGTACGCCGACGCCGTGCTCGAGAGCGCGCCGGACGTCACCGAGCTCGAGGAGATCGAGGACGAGCTCTTCCGCTTCGCCCGGATCGTCGAGTCGAGCCCGACGCTGCGCGACGCGCTGTCGGACACCGGGCAGCCACCCGAGTCGCGCCAGGGGCTCGTGTCGGCCCTGCTCGAGGGCAAGGCACGGCCGGCCACCGTCCGCCTGGCCCGGGTCGCCATGCAGGGCCGCGTGCGCGACGTGGTGAGCTCGCTCGACTGGCTCGCCGAGCAAGCGGCGCGCGCCCGGGGGTGGCGCATCGCCCGGGTGCGCACGGCCCGCCCCATCGACGACGAGGAGCAGGCCGCGCTGGCAGAGGCGCTGCAGCGCATCACCCACCACCCCGTCGAGCTGCAGATGACCGAGGACGCCACGCTCCTCGGTGGGGCCGTGGTCCAGATCGGCGACCTGCTCGTCGACGCCACCGCCGAGCGCCGACTCGAACAACTACAGGACCACCTCCTCAAGCCTGAGGGGGCAACCCGAGGAGCACAGAACTGA
- the atpF gene encoding F0F1 ATP synthase subunit B produces the protein MIASSNFLVPNATLIVEIVAFLIVLGVIWKYVLPVLDKALGERQEQIRTSLEAAEQARAEADETRAQRQATIDEARQQARDIVTQANRTAQRMHADAEERAQLEYDRLVARADAEITMARRRAVDEVSAQVGELVLSVARQVIGREIDASSHRALIDEAVAALRSSANTSASSTQS, from the coding sequence ATGATCGCCAGCAGCAATTTCCTCGTCCCCAACGCGACGCTGATCGTCGAGATCGTCGCCTTTCTGATCGTCCTGGGGGTGATCTGGAAGTACGTCCTGCCCGTCCTCGACAAGGCGCTCGGGGAGCGCCAGGAGCAGATCCGCACCTCGCTCGAGGCTGCCGAGCAAGCGCGCGCCGAGGCCGACGAGACGCGTGCGCAGCGGCAGGCGACCATCGACGAGGCGCGCCAGCAGGCCCGGGACATCGTGACGCAGGCCAACAGGACGGCCCAGCGCATGCACGCCGACGCCGAGGAGCGGGCGCAGCTGGAGTACGACCGCCTCGTCGCCAGGGCGGACGCCGAGATCACCATGGCCCGGCGGCGCGCCGTCGACGAGGTGAGCGCCCAGGTGGGCGAGCTCGTCCTCTCCGTCGCCCGGCAGGTCATCGGGCGCGAGATCGACGCCTCGAGCCATCGGGCGCTGATCGACGAGGCGGTGGCCGCGCTGCGCTCGTCGGCCAACACCTCGGCGTCGAGCACCCAGAGCTGA
- a CDS encoding F0F1 ATP synthase subunit C → MADTGLDHAISLAGAMVGGGLLMGGGAVGAAIGDGLAGSQTIAGVARQPEAQGRLFTIMFLTVGLVEAMYFINLAFTALFVFSLYKKGGP, encoded by the coding sequence ATGGCAGATACTGGGCTTGACCACGCCATCAGCCTCGCCGGCGCCATGGTCGGCGGCGGGCTTCTGATGGGCGGCGGTGCCGTCGGCGCCGCCATCGGCGACGGTCTCGCCGGCAGCCAGACCATCGCCGGCGTCGCTCGCCAGCCCGAGGCGCAGGGTCGGTTGTTCACGATCATGTTCCTGACGGTGGGCCTCGTCGAGGCCATGTACTTCATCAATCTGGCCTTCACCGCACTCTTCGTCTTCTCGCTCTACAAGAAGGGCGGCCCCTGA
- the atpB gene encoding F0F1 ATP synthase subunit A, translating into MTGAVHFIAADINVGTHVQRFGLDLDVVWATVVAMAIVIGIGLTLRSRATSGVPGKLQLAWEMVVQAVGQQVEGSIGPRGAAVVPLAVALFFFILIANWFSVLGIGSEIEWIGPPTSDINMTLALAFIVIIPVHIASIRARGLGGYLRHYVTQPFPKFLFPVNIFINGVEEIAKPLTLALRLFGNLLSGGLMLALIAALGVWTIFHVPIGYVATPLLDLIWKPFDLAIGAIQAFIFALLTILYFDSAMSEAH; encoded by the coding sequence GTGACCGGCGCCGTCCACTTCATCGCCGCCGACATCAACGTCGGCACCCACGTCCAGCGGTTCGGCCTCGACCTCGATGTCGTGTGGGCCACGGTCGTCGCTATGGCCATTGTCATCGGCATCGGCCTCACCCTGCGCTCCAGGGCCACAAGCGGGGTGCCGGGCAAGCTCCAACTCGCCTGGGAGATGGTGGTGCAGGCCGTCGGGCAGCAGGTGGAGGGATCGATCGGGCCCCGGGGCGCCGCCGTCGTGCCCCTGGCGGTGGCGCTGTTCTTCTTCATCCTGATCGCCAACTGGTTCTCCGTCCTGGGCATCGGTTCCGAGATCGAGTGGATCGGGCCTCCCACCAGCGACATCAACATGACCCTGGCGCTGGCGTTCATCGTCATCATCCCGGTGCACATCGCATCGATCAGGGCGAGGGGCCTCGGAGGGTACCTCCGGCACTACGTGACGCAGCCGTTCCCGAAGTTCCTGTTCCCGGTCAACATCTTCATCAACGGGGTCGAGGAGATCGCCAAGCCCCTGACGCTCGCCCTCCGGCTCTTCGGCAACCTGCTGTCGGGTGGGCTGATGCTGGCGCTCATCGCCGCGCTGGGGGTGTGGACCATCTTCCACGTCCCGATCGGCTACGTGGCGACGCCTCTGCTCGACCTCATCTGGAAGCCCTTCGACCTCGCCATCGGGGCTATCCAGGCGTTCATCTTCGCCCTGTTGACGATCCTGTACTTCGACAGCGCCATGAGCGAGGCGCACTGA
- a CDS encoding AtpZ/AtpI family protein → MEGKPPPRVFDLMSIGLASALMIGGGLGIGLAIDAWIGSSPIATLTGLVVGIVAAVGSTVRQVRKFL, encoded by the coding sequence ATGGAGGGAAAGCCCCCGCCGAGGGTCTTCGACCTCATGTCCATCGGCCTGGCGTCGGCGCTCATGATCGGCGGGGGACTGGGGATCGGGTTGGCGATCGACGCCTGGATCGGCAGCAGCCCCATCGCCACGTTGACGGGCCTGGTCGTGGGGATCGTGGCCGCCGTCGGGAGCACGGTGCGCCAGGTCCGCAAGTTCCTGTAG
- a CDS encoding MraY family glycosyltransferase — translation MPPLGAYVVVAVVAAVATFGAMFPIRRMAARAGFVAEPDERRVHARVTPYGGGVAMFLAFLVAILVASQLSQLQGLFQGSSEPLGLVLGATVIFIVGVIDDVRDMSAPAKMAGEVLAAMVLVFLGVTMFQFKVPFVGFFVLSPDVTPLLTALWVIVITNAVNLIDGLDGLATGIVAIASGALAVYGLRLVYLGVLPPDNLGPLIAVVALGVCVGFLPHNFHPARAFMGDAGALFLGLLMAASTMLIGGRTPDVSGQTYFFFAPLFIPLFILGVPIADMAFAFIRRTARGTGFHTPDKDHVHHRLLRLGHGPRRTVAILWAWTAVLSAFLLYPLFDKQGNAVIPFGVIVLGLALYTLFHPGLRKDAADGAAGADAATAEGRWAADDAPVTRALGVTADTTGPGDGHARPAVDPSASADTAAGGSGAAPGAEAGAATTAPGPAVVPGSVVTPGSLVERK, via the coding sequence GTGCCCCCTCTCGGGGCGTACGTCGTGGTGGCAGTGGTCGCCGCCGTGGCCACCTTCGGTGCGATGTTCCCGATCCGCCGGATGGCGGCGCGCGCCGGGTTCGTCGCCGAGCCCGACGAGCGCAGGGTCCACGCACGCGTCACGCCCTACGGCGGGGGTGTGGCGATGTTCCTCGCCTTCCTGGTCGCCATTCTCGTGGCGTCCCAGCTGTCGCAGCTCCAGGGCCTGTTCCAGGGGTCGTCGGAGCCGCTCGGCCTCGTGCTCGGCGCCACCGTCATCTTCATCGTCGGGGTGATCGACGACGTCCGGGACATGTCGGCCCCCGCCAAGATGGCGGGTGAAGTCCTCGCCGCCATGGTCCTGGTCTTCCTGGGCGTGACCATGTTCCAGTTCAAGGTCCCCTTCGTCGGCTTCTTCGTCCTGTCGCCCGACGTGACGCCGCTGCTCACGGCGCTGTGGGTCATCGTCATCACCAATGCCGTGAATCTCATCGACGGGCTCGACGGGCTCGCCACGGGGATCGTCGCCATCGCCTCGGGTGCGCTCGCCGTGTACGGCCTGCGGCTCGTCTACCTCGGCGTCCTCCCGCCCGACAATCTCGGCCCGCTCATCGCCGTCGTGGCGCTCGGGGTCTGCGTGGGTTTCCTGCCGCACAACTTCCACCCGGCGCGCGCCTTCATGGGAGACGCCGGCGCGTTGTTCCTGGGTCTGCTCATGGCGGCGTCGACCATGCTGATCGGCGGGCGCACGCCCGACGTGAGCGGCCAGACCTACTTCTTCTTCGCCCCGCTGTTCATCCCGCTCTTCATCTTGGGTGTGCCCATCGCCGACATGGCGTTCGCGTTCATCCGTCGCACGGCGCGGGGGACGGGGTTCCACACGCCCGACAAGGACCACGTGCACCACCGGCTCCTGCGCCTGGGGCACGGGCCCCGGCGCACCGTCGCCATCCTGTGGGCGTGGACGGCGGTCCTGTCCGCGTTCCTCCTGTACCCGCTGTTCGACAAGCAGGGCAACGCCGTGATCCCGTTCGGGGTGATCGTCCTGGGCCTGGCGCTGTACACGCTGTTCCACCCCGGCCTGCGCAAGGACGCCGCCGACGGCGCCGCCGGCGCCGACGCGGCCACCGCCGAGGGCCGGTGGGCGGCCGACGACGCGCCGGTGACACGGGCGCTCGGCGTCACCGCCGACACGACCGGCCCCGGTGACGGCCACGCTCGGCCGGCCGTCGACCCGTCCGCGTCCGCGGATACCGCGGCCGGGGGGAGCGGCGCCGCGCCCGGCGCCGAGGCCGGAGCTGCCACGACGGCCCCGGGACCGGCGGTGGTCCCCGGGTCGGTGGTGACCCCGGGATCACTTGTAGAGCGCAAGTAG